CATCCCCGCCAGCATCGCCTTCTCCCGGCTTGGCGGCGGATTCCAGCAGATGCTCGCTGATCTTGATGTCCGCCTTGGCCAAGCTCCCGGAAAGCCATTTCTCGAAGGCGCTTTCCATCTTCTTTTCAAGCAGGGCCTCTTCCACCAGGGGATAGGCCTGGGCCGGAGGCAAGACTTTGGCTTCGCTGCGTTCGAGCAAAACCAGGGCTTCGAAACCGAAACGGTCGGTTAGTACGTCGCTGGCCTGCCCCGGCTTGAGCCCGGTCAAAGCGGCGCGCCAGGGGGCGGTCAACCGCCCTTCCCGCACCACCACCTCCCGGGTCTCGACTTCACCAAAGGCGGTGGCCAAGTTCACCTGGTCATGATCCTTGAGATACTTGTCCACGGCCTTGATAACCAACTCGCGGCTCGGCCCCCGCACCACCAGGATGCGCAGACTCTCGGCCAGATAGAAGTCCGAGATATGGTCGCGGTAGTACTTCTCGGCCTCTTTGTAGTCGATCTTGACCTGCGGCCGGAGGACCTGCTGAAAAAATTTCTTCTGGGCCAGATAGTAACGCAGTTGCCGCCGCCAGGACTTGAGGTCGATGTATTCCTCGACCAAAACCTGTTCAAAGGCCCCCTCGGGATAATCGGCGCGCACCATGTCCTCGGCCTTGCGCAGTTCCTCGTCCGTCACGGACAGGTCGCGGCGGGCCAAATCCTGGACCACCAGTTCCTGCACAATCAGGTCCGACAGGATCTCGCCGTATTCCCGGCGCAGCTTTTCCACGCTGGGCACAAAGGCCCCGACGCTGTCCTCCTGGAACTGGTCGTGTTGGAACTCCAACTGGCTGAGGAAAATGGGCGCACCGTTGACCCGGGCCACGATGCCCATGTCGTCCGTGTCCCCAGAGCAACCGGCCATGAGGGCCGCCAACAAAAACAATATGGCTATGTAACGTTTCATATGTACTCGTTATCGTCCGGTCGGTGGCGCGTTTTCGGCATCGAACATGCTTTCCAGGTCCGCGGCGGTAGATTCCAACGCCTCCCGCATGGAATGCGCGTCTTCATATCGGATTTCCAGCTTGGCCGGGGGAATGAGCTTGGCCGTTTCCCCCCGTCCGCCAACCCAGCGAATGAGTTGCTCCGGGGTAACCGCCATGGCGTTGTCCTTCCAAGTGATGACCATCCGGCTTGGGTAGAGCTCCGCCCTGGCCGCCTGCATGCGGGACAAGGTTCGTTTTATGCGCAACACCCCGAAAAAGGCGTCCAGGGCCTCGGGCAACGGGCCGAACCGATCCCGGATCTCCGCTTCGTATTCGCGAAGCTCCATATCCGAGGCCGCCGAGGAAAGGCCCCGGTAGTAGCGCAGCCGCTCCCGTGAATCCGGGATGTACCCGCCGGGAATGTGTGCCTCGAACACGAAATTGAGTTCCGTGTCCAATGCCCCGGCATGCTCCTCGCCACGCAGCCTGGCGACCTCCTCCTCAAGCATTTCAAGGAAGAGTTCGAGGCCGACTTTGGCGATCTGCCCGGACTGGGCCTCGCCCAGGATATTGCCTGCGCCGCGAAGGCGCAAGTCCTCCATGGCCACCTTGAATCCTGCCCCCAGATAATCCATGTCCAGAATGATGCGCAAGCGTTTGCGCACGATTTCGGAAATATCCTTGATGGACGGAACCACGAAATATGCATAGGCTTGGCGTTCACTCCGCCCCACCCTGCCCCGCAACTGATAGAGCTGCCCCAGGCCGAAAAGCTGGGCCTGGTCCACGATGAGGGTGTTCGCATTGGGGAAATCCAGGCCGGACTCCACAATGGAGGTGCAGA
The sequence above is drawn from the Desulfovibrio sp. Huiquan2017 genome and encodes:
- a CDS encoding peptidylprolyl isomerase codes for the protein MKRYIAILFLLAALMAGCSGDTDDMGIVARVNGAPIFLSQLEFQHDQFQEDSVGAFVPSVEKLRREYGEILSDLIVQELVVQDLARRDLSVTDEELRKAEDMVRADYPEGAFEQVLVEEYIDLKSWRRQLRYYLAQKKFFQQVLRPQVKIDYKEAEKYYRDHISDFYLAESLRILVVRGPSRELVIKAVDKYLKDHDQVNLATAFGEVETREVVVREGRLTAPWRAALTGLKPGQASDVLTDRFGFEALVLLERSEAKVLPPAQAYPLVEEALLEKKMESAFEKWLSGSLAKADIKISEHLLESAAKPGEGDAGGDDPVMTEPDESSPDQGMEPTLPPDMSQDDMNDQEPADEAIPMDQIGTDTGI